From Mus musculus strain C57BL/6J chromosome 17, GRCm38.p6 C57BL/6J, the proteins below share one genomic window:
- the Adamts10 gene encoding A disintegrin and metalloproteinase with thrombospondin motifs 10 isoform X2 has product MASACQILRWALALGLGLTFKVTHAFRSQDELLSSLESYEIAFPTRVDHNGAMLAFSPPAFRRQRRGAGATTESRLFYKVAAPSTHFLLNLTRSPRLLAGHVSVEYWTREGLAWQRAARAHCLYAGHLQGQAGSSHVAVSTCGGLHGLIVADDEEYLIEPLQGGPKGHRGPEESGPHVVYKRSSLRHPHLDTACGVRDEKPWKGRPWWLRTLKPPPARPLGNESERGQLGLKRSVSRERYVETLVVADKMMVAYHGRRDVEQYVLAIMNIVAKLFQDSSLGNIVNILVTRLILLTEDQPTLEITHHAGKSLDSFCKWQKSIVSHSGHGNAIPENGVANHDTAVLITRYDICIYKNKPCGTLGLAPVGGMCERERSCSINEDIGLATAFTIAHEIGHTFGMNHDGVGNGCGARGQDPAKLMAAHITMKTNPFVWSSCSRDYITSFLDSGLGLCLNNRPPRQDFVYPTVAPGQAYDADEQCRFQHGVKSRQCKYGEVCSELWCLSKSNRCITNSIPAAEGTLCQTHTIDKGWCYKRVCVPFGSRPEGVDGAWGPWTPWGDCSRSCGGGVSSSSRHCDSPRPTIGGKYCLGERRRHRSCNTNDCPPGSQDFREMQCSEFDSVPFRGKFYTWKTYRGGGVKACSLTCLAEGFNFYTERAAAVVDGTPCRPDTVDICVSGECKHVGCDRVLGSDLREDKCRVCGGDGSACETIEGVFSPALPGTGYEDVVWIPKGSVHIFIQDLNLSLSHLALKGDQESLLLEGLPGTPQPHRLPLAGTTFHLRQGPDQAQSLEALGPINASLIIMVLAQAELPALHYRFNAPIARDALPPYSWHYAPWTKCSAQCAGGSQVQVVECRNQLDSSAVAPHYCSGHSKLPKRQRACNTEPCPPDWVVGNWSRCSRSCDAGVRSRSVVCQRRVSAAEEKALDDSACPQPRPPVLEACQGPMCPPEWATLDWSECTPSCGPGLRHRVVLCKSADQRSTLPPGHCLPAAKPPSTMRCNLRRCPPARWVTSEWGE; this is encoded by the exons ATGGCTTCTGCCTGCCAGATCCTCCGCTGGGCCCTTGCCCTGGGGCTGGGCCTCACATTCAAGGTCACGCATGCCTTCAGATCTCAAG ATGAGCTCCTGTCCAGTTTGGAGAGCTATGAGATTGCCTTCCCAACTCGAGTGGACCACAACGGGGCAATGCTGGCCTTCTCTCCACCTGCCTTCCGGAGGCAGCGTCGGGGTGCAGGGGCTACAACTGAGTCCCGCCTATTCTACAAGGTGGCCGCACCCAGCACTCACTTCCTGCTGAACCTGACCCGCAGCCCCCGTCTCCTGGCAGGGCACGTCTCGGTGGAATACTGGACACGGGAAGGCCTGGCTTGGCAGAGGGCTGCCCGGGCCCACTGCCTATACGCTGGCCACCTGCAGGGCCAGGCTGGTAGCTCCCATGTGGCCGTCAGCACCTGTGGGGGCCTG CATGGCCTGATTGTGGCAGATGATGAAGAGTATCTGATTGAACCCCTGCAAGGTGGACCCAAAGGTCACCGTGGCCCAGAAGAGAGTGGCCCCCATGTAGTATACAAGCGTTCCTCTCTGCGTCACCCCCATCTGGACACAGCCTGTGGAGTGAGAG ATGAGAAACCGTGGAAGGGTCGTCCATGGTGGTTACGTACCCTGAAGCCACCACCTGCCAGGCCCCTGGGGAATGAATCTGAGCGAGGCCAGCTGGGCCTGAAGAGATCAGTCAGCAGAGAGCGCTATGTGGAGACCCTGGTGGTAGCCGACAAGATGATGGTGGCCTACCATGGGCGGAGAGATGTGGAGCAGTATGTGTTGGCCATCATGAACATT GTTGCCAAACTTTTCCAGGACTCGAGTCTGGGAAACATCGTCAACATCCTGGTCACTCGCCTCATCCTGCTCACAGAGGACCAG CCCACCCTGGAGATCACCCACCATGCCGGGAAGTCACTGGACAGCTTCTGTAAGTGGCAGAAATCCATCGTGAGCCACAGTGGCCATGGCAACGCCATCCCAGAGAATGGTGTGGCAAACCATGACACAGCTGTGCTCATCACACG CTATGACATCTGCATCTACAAGAACAAACCCTGCGGCACTCTAG GCCTGGCCCCTGTGGGTGGAATGTGTGAGCGTGAGAGGAGCTGCAGTATCAATGAAGATATCGGCCTGGCCACGGCTTTCACCATTGCCCATGAGATCGGGCACAC ATTTGGCATGAATCACGATGGCGTGGGAAACGGCTGTGGGGCCCGTGGGCAGGACCCAGCGAAGCTCATGGCTGCCCACATTACCATGAAGACTAATCCATTCGTGTGGTCATCGTGTAGTCGAGACTACATCACCAGCTTTCTGGA CTCGGGCCTGGGGCTTTGCTTGAATAACCGGCCTCCTAGACAGGACTTCGTGTACCCAACGGTGGCTCCCGGCCAGGCCTATGATGCTGATGAGCAGTGCCGATTCCAGCATGGAGTCAAATCGCGTCAGTGTAAATACGGG GAGGTCTGCAGTGAACTGTGGTGTCTGAGCAAGAGCAATCGGTGCATCACCAATAGCATCCCAGCTGCTGAGGGAACACTGTGCCAAACACACACTATCGACAAAGGG TGGTGCTACAAACGAGTCTGTGTCCCCTTTGGCTCTCGGCCAGAGGGTGTAGACGGGGCCTGGGGCCCTTGGACTCCATGGGGTGACTGCAGCAGGTCATGTGGCGGTGGTGTGTCATCTTCTAGCCGTCACTGCGACAGTCCCAG GCCAACCATTGGGGGCAAGTACTGTCTGGGCGAGAGACGAAGGCACCGGTCCTGCAACACCAAT GACTGTCCACCTGGCTCCCAGGACTTCAGAGAAATGCAGTGCTCTGAATTTGACAGTGTCCCTTTCCGCGGAAAATTCTACACGTGGAAGACATACCGAGGAG GGGGTGTGAAGGCCTGTTCGCTGACTTGCCTAGCAGAAGGCTTCAACTTTTATACGGAGCGAGCAGCAGCTGTGGTGGATGGAACACCCTGCCGCCCTGACACGGTGGACATTTGTGTCAGCGGCGAGTGCAAG CATGTAGGCTGTGACAGGGTCCTGGGTTCTGATCTCCGAGAGGACAAATGCCGTGTGTGTGGGGGTGATGGCAGTGCCTGTGAGACCATTGAAGGTGTCTTTAGCCCAGCTTTGCCAGGAACTG GGTATGAGGACGTCGTCTGGATCCCCAAAGGCTCGGTCCACATTTTCATCCAAGATCTGAACCTGTCCCTGAGTCACCTGG CCCTAAAGGGGGACCAAGAGTCTCTGCTACTGGAGGGGCTACCTGGGACCCCCCAACCTCACCGCCTTCCCCTGGCTGGAACCACATTTCATCTACGGCAGGGGCCGGACCAGGCACAGAGCCTGGAAGCCCTGGGACCCATTAATGCATCTCTCATCATCATG GTGCTGGCCCAGGCAGAGTTGCCTGCTCTCCACTACCGCTTCAATGCACCCATTGCCCGGGATGCACTGCCTCCCTACTCCTGGCACTATGCCCCCTGGACCAAATGCTCAGCCCAGTGTGCAGGCG gcagcCAGGTCCAAGTAGTGGAGTGCCGAAATCAGCTGGACAGCTCAGCAGTGGCCCCACACTACTGTAGTGGCCACAGTAAATTGCCCAAGAGGCAGCGTGCCTGCAACACAGAACCATGTCCACCAGA TTGGGTTGTAGGAAACTGGTCACGCTGCAGCCGTAGCTGTGACGCTGGTGTGCGTAGCCGCTCAGTGGTGTGCCAACGCCGGGTGTCTGCTGCAGAGGAAAAAGCCTTAGACGACAGTGCCTGTCCACAGCCACGCCCACCTGTGCTGGAGGCCTGCCAAGGCCCAATGTGCCCTCCTGAGTGGGCAACCCTCGACTGGTCTGAG TGTACCCCAAGCTGTGGGCCTGGTCTCCGCCACCGagtggtcctttgtaagagtgcAGATCAACGATCTACTCTGCCCCCTGGGCACTGCCTTCCTGCAGCCAAGCCACCATCTACTATGCGATGTAACTTGCGCCGCTGCCCTCCTGCCCGCTGGGTGACCAGTGAGTGGGGTGAG tga
- the Adamts10 gene encoding A disintegrin and metalloproteinase with thrombospondin motifs 10 isoform X1: MASACQILRWALALGLGLTFKVTHAFRSQDELLSSLESYEIAFPTRVDHNGAMLAFSPPAFRRQRRGAGATTESRLFYKHGLIVADDEEYLIEPLQGGPKGHRGPEESGPHVVYKRSSLRHPHLDTACGVRDEKPWKGRPWWLRTLKPPPARPLGNESERGQLGLKRSVSRERYVETLVVADKMMVAYHGRRDVEQYVLAIMNIVAKLFQDSSLGNIVNILVTRLILLTEDQPTLEITHHAGKSLDSFCKWQKSIVSHSGHGNAIPENGVANHDTAVLITRYDICIYKNKPCGTLGLAPVGGMCERERSCSINEDIGLATAFTIAHEIGHTFGMNHDGVGNGCGARGQDPAKLMAAHITMKTNPFVWSSCSRDYITSFLDSGLGLCLNNRPPRQDFVYPTVAPGQAYDADEQCRFQHGVKSRQCKYGEVCSELWCLSKSNRCITNSIPAAEGTLCQTHTIDKGWCYKRVCVPFGSRPEGVDGAWGPWTPWGDCSRSCGGGVSSSSRHCDSPRPTIGGKYCLGERRRHRSCNTNDCPPGSQDFREMQCSEFDSVPFRGKFYTWKTYRGGGVKACSLTCLAEGFNFYTERAAAVVDGTPCRPDTVDICVSGECKHVGCDRVLGSDLREDKCRVCGGDGSACETIEGVFSPALPGTGYEDVVWIPKGSVHIFIQDLNLSLSHLALKGDQESLLLEGLPGTPQPHRLPLAGTTFHLRQGPDQAQSLEALGPINASLIIMVLAQAELPALHYRFNAPIARDALPPYSWHYAPWTKCSAQCAGGSQVQVVECRNQLDSSAVAPHYCSGHSKLPKRQRACNTEPCPPDWVVGNWSRCSRSCDAGVRSRSVVCQRRVSAAEEKALDDSACPQPRPPVLEACQGPMCPPEWATLDWSECTPSCGPGLRHRVVLCKSADQRSTLPPGHCLPAAKPPSTMRCNLRRCPPARWVTSEWGECSTQCGLGQQQRTVRCTSHTGQPSRECTEALRPSTMQQCEAKCDSVVPPGDGPEECKDVNKVAYCPLVLKFQFCSRAYFRQMCCKTCQGR; this comes from the exons ATGGCTTCTGCCTGCCAGATCCTCCGCTGGGCCCTTGCCCTGGGGCTGGGCCTCACATTCAAGGTCACGCATGCCTTCAGATCTCAAG ATGAGCTCCTGTCCAGTTTGGAGAGCTATGAGATTGCCTTCCCAACTCGAGTGGACCACAACGGGGCAATGCTGGCCTTCTCTCCACCTGCCTTCCGGAGGCAGCGTCGGGGTGCAGGGGCTACAACTGAGTCCCGCCTATTCTACAAG CATGGCCTGATTGTGGCAGATGATGAAGAGTATCTGATTGAACCCCTGCAAGGTGGACCCAAAGGTCACCGTGGCCCAGAAGAGAGTGGCCCCCATGTAGTATACAAGCGTTCCTCTCTGCGTCACCCCCATCTGGACACAGCCTGTGGAGTGAGAG ATGAGAAACCGTGGAAGGGTCGTCCATGGTGGTTACGTACCCTGAAGCCACCACCTGCCAGGCCCCTGGGGAATGAATCTGAGCGAGGCCAGCTGGGCCTGAAGAGATCAGTCAGCAGAGAGCGCTATGTGGAGACCCTGGTGGTAGCCGACAAGATGATGGTGGCCTACCATGGGCGGAGAGATGTGGAGCAGTATGTGTTGGCCATCATGAACATT GTTGCCAAACTTTTCCAGGACTCGAGTCTGGGAAACATCGTCAACATCCTGGTCACTCGCCTCATCCTGCTCACAGAGGACCAG CCCACCCTGGAGATCACCCACCATGCCGGGAAGTCACTGGACAGCTTCTGTAAGTGGCAGAAATCCATCGTGAGCCACAGTGGCCATGGCAACGCCATCCCAGAGAATGGTGTGGCAAACCATGACACAGCTGTGCTCATCACACG CTATGACATCTGCATCTACAAGAACAAACCCTGCGGCACTCTAG GCCTGGCCCCTGTGGGTGGAATGTGTGAGCGTGAGAGGAGCTGCAGTATCAATGAAGATATCGGCCTGGCCACGGCTTTCACCATTGCCCATGAGATCGGGCACAC ATTTGGCATGAATCACGATGGCGTGGGAAACGGCTGTGGGGCCCGTGGGCAGGACCCAGCGAAGCTCATGGCTGCCCACATTACCATGAAGACTAATCCATTCGTGTGGTCATCGTGTAGTCGAGACTACATCACCAGCTTTCTGGA CTCGGGCCTGGGGCTTTGCTTGAATAACCGGCCTCCTAGACAGGACTTCGTGTACCCAACGGTGGCTCCCGGCCAGGCCTATGATGCTGATGAGCAGTGCCGATTCCAGCATGGAGTCAAATCGCGTCAGTGTAAATACGGG GAGGTCTGCAGTGAACTGTGGTGTCTGAGCAAGAGCAATCGGTGCATCACCAATAGCATCCCAGCTGCTGAGGGAACACTGTGCCAAACACACACTATCGACAAAGGG TGGTGCTACAAACGAGTCTGTGTCCCCTTTGGCTCTCGGCCAGAGGGTGTAGACGGGGCCTGGGGCCCTTGGACTCCATGGGGTGACTGCAGCAGGTCATGTGGCGGTGGTGTGTCATCTTCTAGCCGTCACTGCGACAGTCCCAG GCCAACCATTGGGGGCAAGTACTGTCTGGGCGAGAGACGAAGGCACCGGTCCTGCAACACCAAT GACTGTCCACCTGGCTCCCAGGACTTCAGAGAAATGCAGTGCTCTGAATTTGACAGTGTCCCTTTCCGCGGAAAATTCTACACGTGGAAGACATACCGAGGAG GGGGTGTGAAGGCCTGTTCGCTGACTTGCCTAGCAGAAGGCTTCAACTTTTATACGGAGCGAGCAGCAGCTGTGGTGGATGGAACACCCTGCCGCCCTGACACGGTGGACATTTGTGTCAGCGGCGAGTGCAAG CATGTAGGCTGTGACAGGGTCCTGGGTTCTGATCTCCGAGAGGACAAATGCCGTGTGTGTGGGGGTGATGGCAGTGCCTGTGAGACCATTGAAGGTGTCTTTAGCCCAGCTTTGCCAGGAACTG GGTATGAGGACGTCGTCTGGATCCCCAAAGGCTCGGTCCACATTTTCATCCAAGATCTGAACCTGTCCCTGAGTCACCTGG CCCTAAAGGGGGACCAAGAGTCTCTGCTACTGGAGGGGCTACCTGGGACCCCCCAACCTCACCGCCTTCCCCTGGCTGGAACCACATTTCATCTACGGCAGGGGCCGGACCAGGCACAGAGCCTGGAAGCCCTGGGACCCATTAATGCATCTCTCATCATCATG GTGCTGGCCCAGGCAGAGTTGCCTGCTCTCCACTACCGCTTCAATGCACCCATTGCCCGGGATGCACTGCCTCCCTACTCCTGGCACTATGCCCCCTGGACCAAATGCTCAGCCCAGTGTGCAGGCG gcagcCAGGTCCAAGTAGTGGAGTGCCGAAATCAGCTGGACAGCTCAGCAGTGGCCCCACACTACTGTAGTGGCCACAGTAAATTGCCCAAGAGGCAGCGTGCCTGCAACACAGAACCATGTCCACCAGA TTGGGTTGTAGGAAACTGGTCACGCTGCAGCCGTAGCTGTGACGCTGGTGTGCGTAGCCGCTCAGTGGTGTGCCAACGCCGGGTGTCTGCTGCAGAGGAAAAAGCCTTAGACGACAGTGCCTGTCCACAGCCACGCCCACCTGTGCTGGAGGCCTGCCAAGGCCCAATGTGCCCTCCTGAGTGGGCAACCCTCGACTGGTCTGAG TGTACCCCAAGCTGTGGGCCTGGTCTCCGCCACCGagtggtcctttgtaagagtgcAGATCAACGATCTACTCTGCCCCCTGGGCACTGCCTTCCTGCAGCCAAGCCACCATCTACTATGCGATGTAACTTGCGCCGCTGCCCTCCTGCCCGCTGGGTGACCAGTGAGTGGGGTGAG TGTTCCACACAGTGTGGCCTCGGCCAGCAGCAGCGCACAGTGCGCTGCACCAGCCACACCGGCCAGCCATCTCGAGAGTGCACTGAAGCCTTGCGGCCATCCACCATGCAGCAGTGTGAGGCCAAGTGTGACAGTGTGGTGCCGCCTGGAGATGGCCCAGAAG AATGCAAGGATGTGAACAAGGTGGCTTACTGCCCCCTGGTGCTCAAATTTCAGTTCTGTAGCCGAGCCTACTTCCGCCAGATGTGCTGCAAAACCTGCCAAGGCCGCTAG
- the Adamts10 gene encoding A disintegrin and metalloproteinase with thrombospondin motifs 10 isoform 1 preproprotein (isoform 1 preproprotein is encoded by transcript variant 1) yields the protein MASACQILRWALALGLGLTFKVTHAFRSQDELLSSLESYEIAFPTRVDHNGAMLAFSPPAFRRQRRGAGATTESRLFYKVAAPSTHFLLNLTRSPRLLAGHVSVEYWTREGLAWQRAARAHCLYAGHLQGQAGSSHVAVSTCGGLHGLIVADDEEYLIEPLQGGPKGHRGPEESGPHVVYKRSSLRHPHLDTACGVRDEKPWKGRPWWLRTLKPPPARPLGNESERGQLGLKRSVSRERYVETLVVADKMMVAYHGRRDVEQYVLAIMNIVAKLFQDSSLGNIVNILVTRLILLTEDQPTLEITHHAGKSLDSFCKWQKSIVSHSGHGNAIPENGVANHDTAVLITRYDICIYKNKPCGTLGLAPVGGMCERERSCSINEDIGLATAFTIAHEIGHTFGMNHDGVGNGCGARGQDPAKLMAAHITMKTNPFVWSSCSRDYITSFLDSGLGLCLNNRPPRQDFVYPTVAPGQAYDADEQCRFQHGVKSRQCKYGEVCSELWCLSKSNRCITNSIPAAEGTLCQTHTIDKGWCYKRVCVPFGSRPEGVDGAWGPWTPWGDCSRSCGGGVSSSSRHCDSPRPTIGGKYCLGERRRHRSCNTNDCPPGSQDFREMQCSEFDSVPFRGKFYTWKTYRGGGVKACSLTCLAEGFNFYTERAAAVVDGTPCRPDTVDICVSGECKHVGCDRVLGSDLREDKCRVCGGDGSACETIEGVFSPALPGTGYEDVVWIPKGSVHIFIQDLNLSLSHLALKGDQESLLLEGLPGTPQPHRLPLAGTTFHLRQGPDQAQSLEALGPINASLIIMVLAQAELPALHYRFNAPIARDALPPYSWHYAPWTKCSAQCAGGSQVQVVECRNQLDSSAVAPHYCSGHSKLPKRQRACNTEPCPPDWVVGNWSRCSRSCDAGVRSRSVVCQRRVSAAEEKALDDSACPQPRPPVLEACQGPMCPPEWATLDWSECTPSCGPGLRHRVVLCKSADQRSTLPPGHCLPAAKPPSTMRCNLRRCPPARWVTSEWGECSTQCGLGQQQRTVRCTSHTGQPSRECTEALRPSTMQQCEAKCDSVVPPGDGPEECKDVNKVAYCPLVLKFQFCSRAYFRQMCCKTCQGR from the exons ATGGCTTCTGCCTGCCAGATCCTCCGCTGGGCCCTTGCCCTGGGGCTGGGCCTCACATTCAAGGTCACGCATGCCTTCAGATCTCAAG ATGAGCTCCTGTCCAGTTTGGAGAGCTATGAGATTGCCTTCCCAACTCGAGTGGACCACAACGGGGCAATGCTGGCCTTCTCTCCACCTGCCTTCCGGAGGCAGCGTCGGGGTGCAGGGGCTACAACTGAGTCCCGCCTATTCTACAAGGTGGCCGCACCCAGCACTCACTTCCTGCTGAACCTGACCCGCAGCCCCCGTCTCCTGGCAGGGCACGTCTCGGTGGAATACTGGACACGGGAAGGCCTGGCTTGGCAGAGGGCTGCCCGGGCCCACTGCCTATACGCTGGCCACCTGCAGGGCCAGGCTGGTAGCTCCCATGTGGCCGTCAGCACCTGTGGGGGCCTG CATGGCCTGATTGTGGCAGATGATGAAGAGTATCTGATTGAACCCCTGCAAGGTGGACCCAAAGGTCACCGTGGCCCAGAAGAGAGTGGCCCCCATGTAGTATACAAGCGTTCCTCTCTGCGTCACCCCCATCTGGACACAGCCTGTGGAGTGAGAG ATGAGAAACCGTGGAAGGGTCGTCCATGGTGGTTACGTACCCTGAAGCCACCACCTGCCAGGCCCCTGGGGAATGAATCTGAGCGAGGCCAGCTGGGCCTGAAGAGATCAGTCAGCAGAGAGCGCTATGTGGAGACCCTGGTGGTAGCCGACAAGATGATGGTGGCCTACCATGGGCGGAGAGATGTGGAGCAGTATGTGTTGGCCATCATGAACATT GTTGCCAAACTTTTCCAGGACTCGAGTCTGGGAAACATCGTCAACATCCTGGTCACTCGCCTCATCCTGCTCACAGAGGACCAG CCCACCCTGGAGATCACCCACCATGCCGGGAAGTCACTGGACAGCTTCTGTAAGTGGCAGAAATCCATCGTGAGCCACAGTGGCCATGGCAACGCCATCCCAGAGAATGGTGTGGCAAACCATGACACAGCTGTGCTCATCACACG CTATGACATCTGCATCTACAAGAACAAACCCTGCGGCACTCTAG GCCTGGCCCCTGTGGGTGGAATGTGTGAGCGTGAGAGGAGCTGCAGTATCAATGAAGATATCGGCCTGGCCACGGCTTTCACCATTGCCCATGAGATCGGGCACAC ATTTGGCATGAATCACGATGGCGTGGGAAACGGCTGTGGGGCCCGTGGGCAGGACCCAGCGAAGCTCATGGCTGCCCACATTACCATGAAGACTAATCCATTCGTGTGGTCATCGTGTAGTCGAGACTACATCACCAGCTTTCTGGA CTCGGGCCTGGGGCTTTGCTTGAATAACCGGCCTCCTAGACAGGACTTCGTGTACCCAACGGTGGCTCCCGGCCAGGCCTATGATGCTGATGAGCAGTGCCGATTCCAGCATGGAGTCAAATCGCGTCAGTGTAAATACGGG GAGGTCTGCAGTGAACTGTGGTGTCTGAGCAAGAGCAATCGGTGCATCACCAATAGCATCCCAGCTGCTGAGGGAACACTGTGCCAAACACACACTATCGACAAAGGG TGGTGCTACAAACGAGTCTGTGTCCCCTTTGGCTCTCGGCCAGAGGGTGTAGACGGGGCCTGGGGCCCTTGGACTCCATGGGGTGACTGCAGCAGGTCATGTGGCGGTGGTGTGTCATCTTCTAGCCGTCACTGCGACAGTCCCAG GCCAACCATTGGGGGCAAGTACTGTCTGGGCGAGAGACGAAGGCACCGGTCCTGCAACACCAAT GACTGTCCACCTGGCTCCCAGGACTTCAGAGAAATGCAGTGCTCTGAATTTGACAGTGTCCCTTTCCGCGGAAAATTCTACACGTGGAAGACATACCGAGGAG GGGGTGTGAAGGCCTGTTCGCTGACTTGCCTAGCAGAAGGCTTCAACTTTTATACGGAGCGAGCAGCAGCTGTGGTGGATGGAACACCCTGCCGCCCTGACACGGTGGACATTTGTGTCAGCGGCGAGTGCAAG CATGTAGGCTGTGACAGGGTCCTGGGTTCTGATCTCCGAGAGGACAAATGCCGTGTGTGTGGGGGTGATGGCAGTGCCTGTGAGACCATTGAAGGTGTCTTTAGCCCAGCTTTGCCAGGAACTG GGTATGAGGACGTCGTCTGGATCCCCAAAGGCTCGGTCCACATTTTCATCCAAGATCTGAACCTGTCCCTGAGTCACCTGG CCCTAAAGGGGGACCAAGAGTCTCTGCTACTGGAGGGGCTACCTGGGACCCCCCAACCTCACCGCCTTCCCCTGGCTGGAACCACATTTCATCTACGGCAGGGGCCGGACCAGGCACAGAGCCTGGAAGCCCTGGGACCCATTAATGCATCTCTCATCATCATG GTGCTGGCCCAGGCAGAGTTGCCTGCTCTCCACTACCGCTTCAATGCACCCATTGCCCGGGATGCACTGCCTCCCTACTCCTGGCACTATGCCCCCTGGACCAAATGCTCAGCCCAGTGTGCAGGCG gcagcCAGGTCCAAGTAGTGGAGTGCCGAAATCAGCTGGACAGCTCAGCAGTGGCCCCACACTACTGTAGTGGCCACAGTAAATTGCCCAAGAGGCAGCGTGCCTGCAACACAGAACCATGTCCACCAGA TTGGGTTGTAGGAAACTGGTCACGCTGCAGCCGTAGCTGTGACGCTGGTGTGCGTAGCCGCTCAGTGGTGTGCCAACGCCGGGTGTCTGCTGCAGAGGAAAAAGCCTTAGACGACAGTGCCTGTCCACAGCCACGCCCACCTGTGCTGGAGGCCTGCCAAGGCCCAATGTGCCCTCCTGAGTGGGCAACCCTCGACTGGTCTGAG TGTACCCCAAGCTGTGGGCCTGGTCTCCGCCACCGagtggtcctttgtaagagtgcAGATCAACGATCTACTCTGCCCCCTGGGCACTGCCTTCCTGCAGCCAAGCCACCATCTACTATGCGATGTAACTTGCGCCGCTGCCCTCCTGCCCGCTGGGTGACCAGTGAGTGGGGTGAG TGTTCCACACAGTGTGGCCTCGGCCAGCAGCAGCGCACAGTGCGCTGCACCAGCCACACCGGCCAGCCATCTCGAGAGTGCACTGAAGCCTTGCGGCCATCCACCATGCAGCAGTGTGAGGCCAAGTGTGACAGTGTGGTGCCGCCTGGAGATGGCCCAGAAG AATGCAAGGATGTGAACAAGGTGGCTTACTGCCCCCTGGTGCTCAAATTTCAGTTCTGTAGCCGAGCCTACTTCCGCCAGATGTGCTGCAAAACCTGCCAAGGCCGCTAG